A window of the Acanthochromis polyacanthus isolate Apoly-LR-REF ecotype Palm Island chromosome 10, KAUST_Apoly_ChrSc, whole genome shotgun sequence genome harbors these coding sequences:
- the LOC127535724 gene encoding protocadherin alpha-8-like, translating to MARRGRSAWLQRLILIVSLGLTFNFTSAQLRYSIPEELTVGAVVGNIAKDLGLDVGALNARGFRIVSGSTEPLFQLNHNGILHVNRKIDREEVCERTTTCIINIKTVLENPLEVHYVGVEVLDVNDHSPTFSDNETHLEISESALPGARFQLQGARDPDSDMFSIQLYKLSQNDHFRLEVKDRGEDGKIPMLYLHKPLDKEAARSHRLLLTAVDGGKPARSGTMEIIVHVLDVNDNMPVFVRESYTAVLKENSPVGTTIIQVNATDLDDGLNGEVVYSFGNNVNNKLHKLFEVDANTGDIIVKGLLDFEAKDRYELDIKASDKGPVPLETEKSVIITIVDLNDNAPEIEVTSFSSAIPEDSKPGTTVALISVNDDDSGVNGKVICYISEDVPFTLTPSLQENMYAIVTKSLLDREHQSKYDVTIVAKDAGEPPLSSQRTMSVTVSDVNDNSPEFSTNPYTFYVTENNIAGASLFSVSACDCDEGDNALISYHIVRNSDEHKKLTSFLNINSENGAIVALKSFDFETLKTFQFQVVATDSGAPSLSTNVTVNVFILDQNDNAPVILYPLSSNGSAEGVEEIPRNVNAGHLVTKVRAYDADIGYNGWLLFSLQELTDHSLFALDRYTGQIRTLRSFTETDEAEHKLVILVKDNGNVSLSATATVIVKLVEPKEAFAASDVKSAAKVDDDDNVTFYLMITLGSVSVLFLISIIVLIAMQCSKSTDYTSKYLQETNYDGTLCHSIQYRSGDKRYMLVGPRMSIGSTIVPGSHANTLVLPDRRRASEEVRKSVVFKDRSDIKLMTNKIREIIVHKVANHTSRSK from the coding sequence ATGGCACGACGAGGGCGCAGCGCATGGTTGCAGCGCCTGATCCTTATTGTTTCTTTGGGTCTCACTTTTAATTTTACTTCGGCGCAGCTGCGATATTCTATTCCTGAGGAGCTCACGGTGGGTGCTGTTGTTGGAAATATTGCTAAGGATTTAGGACTGGATGTTGGTGCTTTGAATGCGAGAGGATTTCGCATCGTTTCTGGATCGACTGAACCCCTGTTTCAACTCAACCACAATGGCATCTTGCACGTTAACCGCAAAATAGATAGAGAAGAAGTGTGCGAACGGACCACTACGTGCATTATTAACATAAAGACAGTGCTGGAGAATCCCTTAGAGGTGCATTACGTCGGCGTTGAGGTTTTAGATGTAAATGACCACTCTCCCACCTTCTCGGACAATGAAACGCATCTAGAGATCTCAGAATCTGCTTTACCTGGAGCACGATTTCAGCTACAAGGCGCCCGTGATCCGGACAGCGACATGTTCTCTATTCAGCTGTATAAGCTCAGTCAAAATGACCACTTTCGATTGGAAGTTAAAGAtagaggagaggatggaaaaATTCCTATGTTGTATTTGCATAAACCGCTCGACAAAGAAGCTGCAAGAAGTCATAGATTGTTGCTGACAGCGGTTGATGGGGGAAAGCCTGCTAGATCAGGAACAATGGAAATTATCGTTCATGTTTTAGATGTGAACGACAATATGCCAGTATTTGTCAGAGAATCATATACAGCTGTACTTAAAGAAAATTCGCCTGTTGGCACAACTATCATACAAGTCAATGCCACAGATTTAGATGATGGTTTAAATGGGGAGGTTGTTTATTCGTTTGGGAATAATGTCAATAACAAATTACATAAACTTTTTGAGGTTGATGCAAATACAGGTGATATTATTGTTAAAGGACTCTTAGATTTTGAAGCAAAAGATAGATATGAGCTTGATATTAAAGCTTctgataaaggaccagtcccgctggaaacagaaaaaagtgttATAATAACTATTGTAGACCTGAATGACAACGCACCTGAGATTGAGGTGACATCCTTTTCGAGTGCAATTCCAGAAGACTCCAAACCTGGAACGACAGTAGCATTGATAAGTGTGAATGATGATGATTCAGGTGTAAATGGAAAGGTCATCTGTTATATAAGTGAGGATGTACCCTTCACTTTAACACCTTCTTTACAAGAAAATATGTATGCAATAGTCACTAAATCTCTGCTAGACAGAGAGCATCAATCCAAGTATGATGTAACAATAGTTGCAAAAGATGCAGGTGAACCTCCTTTATCATCTCAACGGACAATGAGTGTGACAGTATCAGATGTGAACGATAACAGTCCAGAGTTTTCAACAAATCCATATACTTTTTATGTCACTGAGAACAATATTGCAGGAGcctctttattttctgtcagtgcTTGTGATTGTGATGAGGGTGATAATGCTCTCATATCCTATCATATTGTAAGAAATAGTGATGAACACAAAAAATTGACATCATTTCTAAATATAAACTCTGAAAATGGAGCTATTGTGGCACTGAAAAGTTTTGATTTTGAAACGTTGAAAACGTTTCAATTCCAAGTTGTTGCCACAGATTCTGGAGCTCCGTCTCTCAGCACCAACGTCACAGTCAACGTGTTCATTCTGGATCAGAACGACAACGCTCCAGTCATCCTGTATCCACTCAGCTCCAACGGATCTgctgaaggtgtggaggagattCCCCGCAATGTCAACGCAGGACACTTGGTCACCAAAGTCAGAGCCTATGATGCTGATATAGGATATAACGGCTGGCTGCTCTTCTCACTGCAGGAACTCACTGACCACAGTCTCTTTGCTTTGGACCGATATACAGGACAGATCAGAACACTTCGCTCATTCACAGAGACAGACGAGGCTGAACACAAACTGGTCATACTGGTCAAAGACAATGGAAACGTTTCACTCTCAGCAACAGCTACTGTCATTGTCAAACTTGTGGAGCCCAAAGAGGCTTTTGCAGCGTCTGATGTCAAAAGTGCAGCAAAagttgatgatgatgacaacGTGACATTTTATCTGATGATAACTTTGGGATCAGTTTCTGTACTTTTTCTCATCAGCATCATCGTGCTGATTGCAATGCAGTGCTCCAAATCCACAGACTATACTTCCAAATATCTGCAAGAGACTAATTATGATGGGACACTGTGTCACAGCATCCAGTACAGATCTGGAGACAAACGCTACATGTTAGTTGGACCCAGAATGAGTATAGGATCTACTATAGTTCCTGGAAGCCATGCAAATACTCTAGTGCTACCTGACAGGAGGAGAGCATCTGAGGAGGTAAGAAAGAGTGTTGTATTTAAAGACAGGTCTGATATTAAGCTAATGACAAATAAGATCCGAGAAATAATTGTACATAAAGTAGCAAATCACACTAGCCGTTCCAAATAG
- the LOC110971963 gene encoding protocadherin alpha-3-like, producing the protein MEQSGRQACVERWRCVAYMVALVMFWSEAAAQIRYSISEEVKEGSVVGNIAKDLGIDRVTLKEREYRIVGSSTEPLFHLNKDDGMLYVSRKVDREEICERSNACIINLKTVLENPLEIHYVAIEVLDVNDHSPVFPEKQKRLEIFESTLPGARFQLQTARDPDGSQFSVQQYRLRHNDHFRLEVKERGEDRKMPFLVLQKQLDREATREHRLLLTAIDGGKPARSGTIEIVIEVLDVNDNWPVFRQDVYSAVLNENAAPGTLVIQVNATDLDQGANGEIVYSFGKEVDLNLQKQFYLDSKTGEIKVIGEVDFEENQSYEIDIQASDKGTVPLSTDKTVIIKVIDLNDNAPEIEVTSFSKSVPEDCRTGTTVALISVNDLDSGPNGKVSCFIGEDVPFTISPSLQDNMYAIVTKSLLDREEKSFYELTVVAKDTGEPSLSSEKTITVVVSDVNDNRPQFSLSPYTFYISENNDLAAPLFSVKASDPDDSDNAHIVYHIPRDGGEGSVSLFLNINSENGEIMALKSFDFETLKTFQFQVVATDSGAPSLSTNVTVNVFILDQNDNAPVILYPLSSNGSAEGVEEIPRNVNAGHLVTKVRAYDADIGYNGWLLFSLQELTDHSLFALDRYTGQIRTLRSFTETDEAEHKLVILVKDNGNVSLSATATVIVKLVEPKEAFAASDVKSAAKVDDDDNVTFYLMITLGSVSVLFLISIIVLIAMQCSKSTDYTSKYLQETNYDGTLCHSIQYRSGDKRYMLVGPRMSIGSTIVPGSHANTLVLPDRRRASEEVRETTIFKSISVTNGSHK; encoded by the coding sequence ATGGAACAAAGCGGACGCCAGGCGTGTGTCGAGCGATGGAGATGCGTCGCGTACATGGTGGCTTTGGTCATGTTTTGGAGCGAAGCCGCGGCTCAGATCAGGTATTCGATATCTGAAGAGGTGAAAGAAGGAAGTGTTGTTGGAAATATTGCAAAGGACTTGGGAATAGACAGGGTTAcgctgaaagagagagagtatCGCATTGTTGGCAGCTCAACGGAACCCCTTTTTCATCTGAATAAAGACGACGGTATGCTGTATGTCAGCAGGAAAGTGGACAGGGAAGAGATCTGTGAACGAAGCAACGCTTGTATAATAAACCTTAAAACGGTGCTAGAAAATCCCCTGGAAATCCATTATGTGGCCATAGAGGTTCTGGACGTAAACGACCATTCTCCAGTCTTTCCAGAGAAACAGAAACGACTTGAAATATTTGAATCAACATTACCGGGAGCGAGATTTCAGCTTCAAACTGCACGGGACCCAGACGGTAGTCAGTTTTCTGTTCAGCAGTACAGACTCCGTCACAATGACCATTTTCGTTTGGAAGTCAAGGAGCGAGGAGAAGACCGTAAGATGCCCTTTTTGGTTTTACAAAAGCAGTTAGATAGAGAGGCTACGAGAGAACACAGGCTGCTGCTTACAGCTATTGATGGTGGAAAGCCAGCGAGATCTGGAACAATAGAAATAGTGATTGAGGTACTTGATGTAAATGACAATTGGCCAGTTTTTAGACAAGACGTATATTCTGCTGTGTTGAATGAAAATGCGGCCCCTGGGACGCTGGTTATTCAAGTTAATGCAACAGATTTGGATCAGGGAGCAAACGGCGAAATTGTTTACTCATTTGGTAAGGAAGTGGATCTAAATTTGCAAAAGCAATTTTATCTTGATTCAAAGACAGGTGAAATTAAAGTGATCGGTGAAGTTGATTTTGAAGAAAATCAAAGCTATGAAATTGATATACAAGCCTCAGATAAGGGCACTGTCCCGTTATCCACAGACAAAACTGTAATAATAAAGGTAATCGACCTTAACGATAATGCCCCTGAGATTGAAGTTACATCATTTTCCAAATCAGTTCCAGAGGATTGTAGAACTGGAACAACAGTAGCTTTGATCAGTGTGAATGATTTGGATTCAGGCCCTAATGGAAAAGTTTCCTGCTTCATAGGAGAGGATGTTCCTTTCACTATATCTCCATCCTTGCAAGATAATATGTACGCCATAGTGACTAAATCCCTGCTGGACAGAGAAGAAAAGTCTTTTTATGAACTCACGGTTGTCGCAAAAGACACTGGTGAACCATCACTCTCATCTGAAAAGACAATAACTGTAGTTGTATCAGATGTGAACGATAACAGACCTCAGTTTTCACTGAGTCCATATACATTCTATATTAGTGAAAATAATGACCTAGCAGCACCATTATTTTCAGTTAAGGCATCTGACCCTGATGATAGTGATAATGCACATATTGTATATCATATTCCCAGGGATGGGGGAGAAGGcagtgtcagtttgtttttgaataTAAACTCTGAGAATGGAGAAATTATGGCGCTGAAAAGTTTTGACTTTGAAACGCTGAAAACTTTCCAGTTCCAAGTTGTTGCCACAGATTCTGGAGCTCCGTCTCTCAGCACCAACGTCACAGTCAACGTGTTCATTCTGGATCAGAACGACAACGCTCCAGTCATCCTGTATCCACTCAGCTCCAACGGATCTgctgaaggtgtggaggagattCCCCGAAATGTCAACGCAGGACACTTGGTCACCAAAGTCAGAGCCTATGACGCTGATATAGGATATAACGGCTGGCTGCTCTTCTCACTGCAGGAACTCACTGACCACAGTCTCTTTGCTTTGGACCGATATACAGGACAGATCAGAACACTTCGCTCATTCACAGAGACAGACGAGGCTGAACACAAACTGGTCATACTGGTCAAAGACAACGGAAACGTTTCACTCTCAGCAACAGCTACTGTCATTGTCAAACTTGTGGAGCCCAAAGAGGCTTTTGCAGCGTCTGATGTCAAAAGTGCAGCAAAagttgatgatgatgacaacGTGACATTTTATCTGATGATAACTTTGGGATCAGTTTCTGTACTTTTCCTCATCAGCATCATCGTTCTTATTGCAATGCAGTGCTCCAAATCCACAGACTATACTTCCAAATATCTTCAAGAGACGAATTATGATGGGACACTGTGTCACAGCATCCAGTACAGATCTGGAGACAAACGCTACATGTTAGTTGGACCCAGAATGAGTATAGGATCTACTATAGTTCCTGGCAGTCATGCAAATACACTAGTGCTCCCTGACAGGAGGAGAGCATCTGAGGAGGTAAGAGAGACTACTATATTTAAAAGCATTTCTGTTACGAATGGTAGTCATAAGTAA